ACAGCTAAAGTAAAACCAGTAAAAATATGGTATACAAGCACAAATATTAAAAACGCTTCAATCAAATATATTGCAGGGTTAGAAATTAAAGCATGACTATACTTATTATAGGCTTCTGCACCAACAAAAATAAGCATGTTACCGATCATATGCGCCATCACAAATAAAGACCAAATTATAGCAGTCAATGCCATAAAATATTTTTTACCGATGGTGCTTGTTAAAAAACCAGAATTTGCTGACATAGAGCAATTCTCCTAAAAAAACTAATTTGCAAGAAAAAATTTATCAACGAAGTTGAAATCAAACACTCCTCATATGAAACACAATAGGATAATACTCGATTATTAAAAATTGCAAGCTCTAAAGCTAACCACTAACTTTTCTATACTTTAAACATTTTTTACTTTTATACTTCTAATTTTAAAATATTCTATTTGTGTCTATTAATGCAATAAATAATTAACTTAGGAAAAATTTTCACAATAAAAATTTTTACACTGAGTTAGCTGCACTCAAAAATAAAGGTAATTATTTGTTTTTATTTATCTAAAAAAATTTTAAGAAAAAAATTGAATTCTTGTTGCACCGAATTTAATGATAACGATTTTCAATATTAAAATTTTTAATTATACTTTAAAAAAAATTTATGAAATGCTAAAACAGCTTCTGGCGAAATAGCATCGGGTCTTGTTTCTTCTGTTACTTGAAATGAATTTGCCAAATGCCAAAATTCTGCAGTTTTTCCGGGATACTTATTTTCTAAATTTGTTAATATTTGCAACAAAGCTCGCCTTAACATTTTTCTACGTGCACTAAATAATGTTGCTGTTAGTATACCAAAAGCATGATCTTCTTTTTCAGATTGAAAAGAAAAAGGCTTAGGAGTTAATTGAACTATTGCAGAATTAACTTTGGGTTTAGGAATAAAACAGTGAGCTGGTACTTTAAAAAGTTTTTTAACTTCAAAAAAAAGCTGCATTCTTATTGTCAATCTTCCATAGGCTTTTGACGCCGGTTTCGCAATTAACCTATCTGCAACTTCTTCTTGAAGCATAAAAATTCCATGACTATAATGTTTTGCATGTGTCGAAAACCAAAATAAAATTTCGCTTGAAATATAATACGGTAAATTACCAATGCAAATACATTCAGAGTTTTCATTTAAATTAGTGTCCATTTTTGGCGTCCACTTTAAAACATCTGTTTGAATAACTTCAAAGACATTTGGATAATTTAATTCTAGTGTCTCTTTTAATCCCTGAACGGCTCTTTGATCTTTTTCTAATCCTAAAACAGAAATCTGTTTTTGCAGAAGCGCTTGTGTTAAAGCACCCGACCCTGGGCCAATTTCATGGACATATTTTTTTTGATTCGATTTAAAAAGAGAAAAAATTGAGTTTGCAATATTTTCTATAATATCTTTATCATTAAGAAAGTTTTGGCCTAATGTTTTTTTTGCATGAAGATGGAATGCTTGATTTTTGGGACTGTTATTAATTTTTCTTTTCATATTTTACCTATTTAAACACAATAAATAACCCAGCTACTTAAAGCTATTTGCTTTAAGTCATAGATTGTGTCAAGTAAAATACAAAATTATCAAGCTTAAATCTAAAATAACCTTTAAAGTTAACTTTAGAAAGCCTGTTTAAAAAACAAAAAAGCGCTGAAATCAGCGCTTTTTTGAATCTTTTTGTGCTACAGGAGCTTCTGATTGCTTTTGTTGCGGAGCTGCTGCTGTAGATTTGCTTTTATCTTGTTTCTTCTTTTTTTTGTTATCTTTACTTGGCATTATTTCCTCCTTATTTTTATATCGTTACTTTATTATGATAGGTGACAAAAAAAATTATTGCAATGCAAGTGGCAACTTTTTAATAAATATTTTTGTAAGGATGCCAATCTAAGATATACTGCTTTATAATATTTATAGTTTTAAAACATATTAACTTATAAAAAAATTAGAAGGTCAGCCGTTCGGCACCAACCTTCTGGGTCATTCTTCTGAGGAAGAAAAGTGGAATGATAAATATGTGAGGACAATGCTATGGCGAGAGGTCAAAGGAAGGTATTTATTGGGTTGGTAAAGAAGCTCAATAGTCCGAACACGTTTGTTTCATGGCTTCTGTCAAGGTTATAAACTCAACTTATTTTAAATTGCAAGCTTTCAAGAGAGGTATCTCAAAAAAAAGCATACCAATCCTTTTTTTTGATCATCCAAAAAAATATAAGAATATTTGATATTTTGCTTTTACAGCCCCTCCAATTTATATGCTAATTTAATTTTTTTTATAAAATTCAACGATTTAAAATTTATTTTCACTTGAAAAACAAAATTCAACTTTGCTCTAAATTTAAGCTAAGACACTTATTTTTATTGTATTTTAATCATTTAATTAATATCTTTTAATATATTTCAATTTTAATATTTATTTTTAAAGATATTCCACCAATTAATTTAAAATAATTTCGGAGTAAAACAGGTGTTATCAAATCAATTATATTCCATAACGTTTTCTAACTTTTTTTATATTTTCCAATTTTCCACGAACAGTACAAACCAATCCACTATTGTCATACTGTTCATGAATCACCCTAAGGGTTTCTCGAATATGACCAATAACACCCTGAATCGAATAAGGAATAAATAGCTTTTCATCCACCATATCCCTCTCAAAAAATTCAATCAAAAACTCTCGTAGTTTTTTTATATCAGCATCGATATGCGCAGAAAGAAAGAGAGCAGTAGGGTACTCTTGCTTTAAACTTATTCTTTTTTCTTCTGTTATCAAATCAACTTTATTAAAAACAATTTGGTTAGGGTAATCTTGAGTGACTCCAATACTTGTTAAAGTTGATTGAGTCACCAATAAATGATTTCTCCAATTTTCATCAGAGGCATCTATCACAAACAATAATAGCGAAGCATTTAACGCTTCTTCTAGCGTAGAATGAAATGATACTACCAAATCATGCGGTAATTTTCTAATAAACCCAACAGTATCTGTTATCAAAATTTGCGGACGTGTTTCTGGATATAATGCACGAACAGTTGTGTCTAATGTTGCAAACAACTTATCAGCAACCAGGTTTTCAGCGCCAGTTAAAGAACGCATCAATGATGATTTGCCTGCATTGGTATAGCCAACTAGCGCAACGCACTCCACTTCATTTCGTTTTTTTCTTTTAATTCCTTGTTCTTTTTGAATCAGTGCAATCTCTTTTTTTAATTCTGCAATGCGATCTCGAATACGTCTTTTATCAAGCTCAATATTGCTTTCACCAGACCCTCTCCCGACGCCTTGTCTTTCATTATTGCCGCTTTCTCTAATGCGAGGTGCCAAATATTTTAAACGAGCAATTTCAACTTGAAGTCGCGCTTCTCGCGTTTTGGCATGCTTACTAAATATTGCAACAATAACTCCTGTACGATCGTACACTTCAACGTTAAATGCAGTTTTTAAATTTACAATTTGCGAAGGAGTGAGTTCACAGTCAACAATGACTGCATCAATTTTAGAAGAATCTGTTTTATCATCATCTTCTAGCTCTTCGTCTTGTGCTTCATTATTTTGCTGAGACGTTGGATCATCTTTATTTTGTTTCATTTTTTTAGTTCGTGATTTTATGACACCAGAACCATTTGTCATTTTAGCAATTTCTTGGAGTTTGCCATCTCCTAGCGGAATAGCACCAAAAAGAGATTGGCGTCTTTGAAATGTTGTTCCTGCAACCTGATAACCCAAAGTTTTAACTAGTTTAGATAACTCTTGTAATGATTCTTGATTTTCTAAATCACTCACATCTGGGGTTGGCACACCAACAAGTAATGCCCTAAGAGGCTTGCTTTGATTAATTTCAATTAACATAAAAACCTTTGATAGTTAAATTTTGAGACAACATAAGAGATACCAATCCTTTATCAGATCTCAAGATTAACAACTTTATCACGGTTTTAAATTTATTAAAAATTTTACAATAAAGTGGGAGTAGAAATCGGTGGAGCCCATATCCGGGCTTGAACCGGAGACCTCTTCCTTACCAAGGAAGTGCTCTACCGCTGAGCTACATGGGCACAAACATTTTTAGGTGAAAGTTGATTGTAGCTTTCAGCTTAATTGAGCAACAAACAGCTAAAATAGCATTTAACATAAAAAAATGGAGCGGGTGAAGGGGCACGATCCCTCAACATTCAGCTTGGAAGGCTGACGCTCTAGCCAATTGAGCTACACCCGCGCAATCTAGGCAATCTTATAACATGGTGGGGAGGGGCAGATTCGAACTGCCGAAGTCGTAAGACAGCGGATTTACAGTCCGCCCCATTTAGCCACTCTGGAACCTCCCCGAAAGTATGGAGCTGGCTAAGGGAATTGAACCCCCAACCGCCTGATTACAAATCAGGTGCTCTACCAATTGAGCTAAGCCAGCCTACGTCTCGGTGAAGATGTGGATAATGTATTAAAGCCAAAGTTGTCAAGCAATCTTATCAAAAAAAATTTTTCCGTTCGTCAGAGTGTTTCAAATTAAATTTAACTAAATAAAATTATAAGGAATTTTTTACAGTCACTCAATTTGACTATTTCAACTTCTCAATATTGAGATAAAATTACTTAAGAATAAAAAACTTAAGGAGAAAACAGATGCTCCTCTTTTGTCTGATCAAAAGAATATTTACCATAAAAAAATGGATATTAATTTTGTCAATAATGGCAAATTTTAAAACTATTGCACAACAAAATGTTTACACGAGCGAAGACGAAATGCGCGAAATATTTTCTTCTGGAGGATATGGAGCCTTATTTGGGGCAACAATGGGAATTGCCATTTTACCATTTTTAACAGGTTCGTTTATTGAAAATATCAGAATTACTGCCGGAGGCGCCTCTATTGGCTTTATGCTCGGTAGCGCTTATGGACTTTATAATATTTCTAAAATGCAAAACAATTCTTACTTTAACTACATGCCAGATAGTGATGAACATTATTACTATAGTATGCCTCCATTTGTTCCTAGCCAAGGTTATAATCAAAACAAAAAAGAGACAGAAAAAAGCATCGCCAAAAAAAGACCACTACCAAAAGCGGGAGCCCTTATTGTAGGAAATGGCAGTGAAATTGGCCTAGCTTTTCCAACGTTTTGGGTAGGAAAAAATCAAATTGGTTTAGTTGTTACATCTTTAAAGTTTTAACCAGCCAAAAAATCTTTTTTCAATAAAAAAAACACACTCCAGAAAAAAGCATTTATTTTTTGCATCAGAATGATAATGCTGCCATAAATACATTGAGATTGACTTTCTTCTTTAGTCTAAAATTTCTTACCGTAAAATTTTAGACTAAAGAAGAAAGTTCAAATAATACAAGCACAAGTCAATAAAGAGGCACGTATGAACGTACACTATTTTAGTCCTGGCCCAGCTCGTTTACCAAATACAGTTCGTAATCAAATTCATGAAGAACTGCTAGATACTTTTGGTATTGACGTAAGTATTATGGAAATTTCGCATCGTTCAAAATATTTCGAAAAATTAAATGAAGAAACACATGCTATTGCTAAAAAAGTTTTTCAAGTTCCTAATACTCATTCTATTTTGTTTACATGCTGTGGAGCACAACAGCATTTTTCTCTAATTCCACAACACCTTTCTATTGCGGGTGATGAAATTGCTTATACCGACACAGGTGTATGGTCTCATTTAGCGTGCGAAGAGGTTTATGCTTTACCGAGAACTGTACACTTAGTGTATGATGGAAGAAAATACGATTACAAATCTTTAGGCAATCCAAAAGAGTGGCAAATACCAAAAAACTCAAAGTACGTCCATATCACAGTTAACAACACAGTTTACGGAACAGAATACGCAACAATTCCTACATTTGAAAATATTCCGTTAGTGCTCGACATGACAAGCTCATTAGCGGCACGTACCGACATTCCTTGGGAACAAACAGGCATTATTTATGCAAGTGCACAAAAAAACTTTGGCATTGCAGGAGTTTCTGTTATTATTATACGCAACGATTTACTTGAAAAAAGCCCTCTTATTACAAAACAAAATTATGTTGCCAAAGCTTTATCATACCACGCAATACACGACGCCAAAAGCGCATTAAATACACCTCCAGTATTTTCAATATATGCAATGAATCGTATGTTAAAATGGATTGATCAAGTGGGCGGAACAAATACTATGGAAAAATGGGCACTTGAAAAAGCAAAAAGAGTTTACACAGAAATTGATTCTGGCTTATACATTGGCAGAGTTGAACATCAATATCGCTCTCGCCATAATTTTGTTTTTAAACTACCAACAGAAAAACAAGATGAACACTTTATTGCAGAGGCAGCAAAAGAAAATCTTCTTGAAATAAAAGGATATCGCTCTGTTGGTGGTGTAAGAGCCTCTATGTATAATGGCGTCAGCCTCGAATCAGCTTGTGTATTTGCTGAATTTATGCAGCATTATCGTAAAAAATTTGGATAAATATAATTAAACATCATCACGGCCTGCAATAAAATTTTCTGCTGCTTGAGTTGTTGGATTTGTAAAAAACTGTGCTGTTTGCGTGTATTCAACAGCAGTTCCATGCTGCATAAATAGAGTCCAATCTGTGACTCTACTTGCTTGATAAAGATCATTAGTGGCCCATACTAGTGTTGTATTTGTACTCATATTTAAAATCAAATTTTCTGTTTGTTTTAATAATACAGGATCCATTCGTAAAAAAGCATCATCTAATAAAAATACTTTAGGCTTTCTAATTAGCGCTCTAATAATTGCTAACTGCTGTAAAAATGGCAATTCTACTTGGCTTGGCAACAACTCTGCTAGAGATGCTATCATGGCTTTATTATGCTGGGAAATTGGTAAATTATCGATTAGTTCATGAAAAGATAAAATTTCTTTAGCGCCAACAAGATTTTGTGAAATAGCAAAGTTTTCAGCAATAGATACAGGTAACCAAGCACTTTTTTCAGAAACTAACGCAACCTGAGAATAAATTAATTTCAAAACATTAGAGTTCGGTTTTTTATCAGAAAAAACAGCTCCTAATATTTTTATTTCCCCTGTTTGCTTAAAAGAATTTAGTAAAAATTTATTATCAATTTCCCAAATTAACTGAGCAATCACAGAAAGTAACAAACTTTTACCAGATCCTGTAGGACCAATAATAGCAACAGATTCACCCTCATTTATAATAAAAGAAAGATTTCTAATTGGTGAAACAAATCCAACAGAAAGAGAATAATCTGCAAAAGAAATTACTGGATTGGGTTTGTTACCAAATACTTCTTCCAAAAACACCCCCAAAATAAATAAAAGAGTTGTGGACAAAATAAATCCACAACTCAAGTATAATGTTTTTTTAAATTATTTTCTGTTTTTTATTTCTGGATAATTTTCATTAGTAGGTCCAACATATTTTGCTGCTGGACGATAAATACGATTGTCTCGCCACATTTCAACAATATGCGAAGACCATCCTGCTACACGAGCAACAGCAAAAATAGGAGTAAAATCAATAGACTCAATTCCCATTAAACGATACATTGCGCCAGACCAAAAATCGACATTAGGCCATATATAGTCTTTTGAAGTTTTACTAAGCTCTTCAATCATTGTGTCATGAACAATTCTGAGTGTTTCATACGTGTCTTTTTCTTTTTTAGAAGCCACGAGTTTTTCTAGCATGCCACGTAAAACTTTAGCTCTTGGATCCATAGTTCTATATACACGATGACCAAAACCCATTACTTTTGCTTTAGTCGCAAGCGCATTTGCAACCCAAGCTTTGGCATTTTGTGGTGAGCCAATTGCATCAGCCATTTCGAGAACTTTTTCATTTGCACCACCATGCAATGGACCAGAGAGCGCGCCAATTGCAGCAGAAATAGAAAGAGATAATTTAGCTTCAGTTGATGCCACAACTCTAGCGGCAAATGTCGAAGCATTAAAATCGTGATCCAAATGCAATATAAGTGCAACATCAAACATGCGAGACTCGTCTTTGTTTGGAACTTCACCTTTTAACATATACAAAAAGTTTTCTGCATGCGATAAATTTATATTTGGAGAAATAACAGGTAGACCGCGGCGATCTCTTGAAATAAATGCAACAGCTGTTGCAAGCTGACTAATTATC
This region of Spirobacillus cienkowskii genomic DNA includes:
- the rsmA gene encoding 16S rRNA (adenine(1518)-N(6)/adenine(1519)-N(6))-dimethyltransferase RsmA yields the protein MKRKINNSPKNQAFHLHAKKTLGQNFLNDKDIIENIANSIFSLFKSNQKKYVHEIGPGSGALTQALLQKQISVLGLEKDQRAVQGLKETLELNYPNVFEVIQTDVLKWTPKMDTNLNENSECICIGNLPYYISSEILFWFSTHAKHYSHGIFMLQEEVADRLIAKPASKAYGRLTIRMQLFFEVKKLFKVPAHCFIPKPKVNSAIVQLTPKPFSFQSEKEDHAFGILTATLFSARRKMLRRALLQILTNLENKYPGKTAEFWHLANSFQVTEETRPDAISPEAVLAFHKFFLKYN
- a CDS encoding ATP-binding cassette domain-containing protein, with protein sequence MEEVFGNKPNPVISFADYSLSVGFVSPIRNLSFIINEGESVAIIGPTGSGKSLLLSVIAQLIWEIDNKFLLNSFKQTGEIKILGAVFSDKKPNSNVLKLIYSQVALVSEKSAWLPVSIAENFAISQNLVGAKEILSFHELIDNLPISQHNKAMIASLAELLPSQVELPFLQQLAIIRALIRKPKVFLLDDAFLRMDPVLLKQTENLILNMSTNTTLVWATNDLYQASRVTDWTLFMQHGTAVEYTQTAQFFTNPTTQAAENFIAGRDDV
- the serC gene encoding 3-phosphoserine/phosphohydroxythreonine transaminase, which codes for MNVHYFSPGPARLPNTVRNQIHEELLDTFGIDVSIMEISHRSKYFEKLNEETHAIAKKVFQVPNTHSILFTCCGAQQHFSLIPQHLSIAGDEIAYTDTGVWSHLACEEVYALPRTVHLVYDGRKYDYKSLGNPKEWQIPKNSKYVHITVNNTVYGTEYATIPTFENIPLVLDMTSSLAARTDIPWEQTGIIYASAQKNFGIAGVSVIIIRNDLLEKSPLITKQNYVAKALSYHAIHDAKSALNTPPVFSIYAMNRMLKWIDQVGGTNTMEKWALEKAKRVYTEIDSGLYIGRVEHQYRSRHNFVFKLPTEKQDEHFIAEAAKENLLEIKGYRSVGGVRASMYNGVSLESACVFAEFMQHYRKKFG
- the hflX gene encoding GTPase HflX, with protein sequence MLIEINQSKPLRALLVGVPTPDVSDLENQESLQELSKLVKTLGYQVAGTTFQRRQSLFGAIPLGDGKLQEIAKMTNGSGVIKSRTKKMKQNKDDPTSQQNNEAQDEELEDDDKTDSSKIDAVIVDCELTPSQIVNLKTAFNVEVYDRTGVIVAIFSKHAKTREARLQVEIARLKYLAPRIRESGNNERQGVGRGSGESNIELDKRRIRDRIAELKKEIALIQKEQGIKRKKRNEVECVALVGYTNAGKSSLMRSLTGAENLVADKLFATLDTTVRALYPETRPQILITDTVGFIRKLPHDLVVSFHSTLEEALNASLLLFVIDASDENWRNHLLVTQSTLTSIGVTQDYPNQIVFNKVDLITEEKRISLKQEYPTALFLSAHIDADIKKLREFLIEFFERDMVDEKLFIPYSIQGVIGHIRETLRVIHEQYDNSGLVCTVRGKLENIKKVRKRYGI
- a CDS encoding citrate/2-methylcitrate synthase, which gives rise to MSDENGFSKGLAGVVADATSVSQVQGEVGRLIYRGISIEDLAEKSTFEECVYFSLYGKMPTQNELNKFVIQMKSHRVLPKTVEAVIKAAPRSAHPMAVLQAAVAAMGFDENPVNLKSEELNIQNAIKIISQLATAVAFISRDRRGLPVISPNINLSHAENFLYMLKGEVPNKDESRMFDVALILHLDHDFNASTFAARVVASTEAKLSLSISAAIGALSGPLHGGANEKVLEMADAIGSPQNAKAWVANALATKAKVMGFGHRVYRTMDPRAKVLRGMLEKLVASKKEKDTYETLRIVHDTMIEELSKTSKDYIWPNVDFWSGAMYRLMGIESIDFTPIFAVARVAGWSSHIVEMWRDNRIYRPAAKYVGPTNENYPEIKNRK